From a single Candidatus Brevundimonas phytovorans genomic region:
- a CDS encoding aromatic ring-hydroxylating dioxygenase subunit alpha: MKPAAVDPVQSSDVAVPEAKAPPTAFGKGFVRDAWYFVALARDVPVASLKRYEVMDEPVLIGRTRAGAIYAMRDICPHRAAPLSAGRLVDKPGEGETIECPYHGWRFRPDGVCAAIPSLVEDQAFEANRIRVRSYPVRESQGLVFVWMAADARDPSEPDHEPPLFPGAEGEVKLVEAMDFDSHIDHAVIGLMDPAHGPFVHQQWWWRSEHSMHEKAKTFAPRDYGWAMVRHAPSSNSRLYKILGGAPATEITFRLPGYRWEHIQVGAKQVLALTCLTPVTETKTRITQIFWSDHWVFNVAKPFLRMGVVAFLKQDGGMVNLQNEGLKYDPALIWIDDADKQAKWYQQLKREWIKSRAEGRSFINPIKEVVLRWKS, translated from the coding sequence ATGAAGCCAGCCGCCGTCGATCCCGTCCAGTCCTCTGATGTCGCCGTTCCTGAGGCCAAGGCCCCGCCTACAGCCTTCGGCAAGGGCTTCGTGCGCGACGCATGGTATTTCGTCGCCCTGGCGCGCGACGTGCCGGTCGCCAGCCTGAAGCGCTATGAGGTGATGGACGAGCCGGTCCTGATCGGGCGGACGCGCGCGGGCGCGATCTATGCCATGCGCGATATCTGTCCTCACCGCGCCGCGCCCCTCTCGGCCGGGCGTCTGGTGGACAAGCCGGGCGAGGGCGAGACGATCGAATGCCCCTATCACGGCTGGCGCTTCCGTCCCGACGGCGTCTGCGCCGCCATTCCCTCCCTGGTCGAAGATCAGGCCTTTGAGGCCAATCGCATCCGCGTCCGGTCCTATCCGGTGCGCGAGAGCCAGGGCCTGGTCTTCGTCTGGATGGCGGCGGACGCGCGTGATCCGTCCGAGCCCGACCACGAGCCGCCGCTCTTCCCCGGCGCTGAGGGCGAGGTGAAGCTGGTCGAGGCGATGGATTTCGACAGCCATATCGACCACGCCGTCATCGGCCTGATGGACCCGGCGCACGGCCCCTTCGTGCATCAGCAGTGGTGGTGGCGCTCCGAGCATTCGATGCATGAAAAGGCCAAGACCTTTGCGCCGCGCGACTATGGCTGGGCCATGGTGCGCCACGCCCCGTCGTCGAACAGCCGCCTCTACAAGATCCTGGGCGGGGCGCCGGCGACCGAGATCACCTTCCGCCTGCCCGGCTATCGCTGGGAGCATATCCAGGTCGGCGCCAAACAGGTGCTGGCCCTGACCTGCCTGACGCCGGTGACGGAGACCAAGACGCGGATCACCCAGATCTTCTGGTCCGACCACTGGGTGTTCAATGTCGCCAAGCCCTTCCTGCGCATGGGCGTGGTCGCCTTCCTGAAGCAGGACGGCGGCATGGTGAACCTGCAGAACGAGGGGCTGAAATACGACCCGGCCCTGATCTGGATCGACGACGCCGACAAGCAGGCCAAATGGTACCAGCAGTTGAAGCGTGAGTGGATCAAGAGCCGCGCCGAGGGGCGCAGCTTCATCAATCCGATCAAGGAAGTGGTCTTGAGGTGGAAGAGCTGA
- a CDS encoding peptidase M13: MKKLLIGAAVGALLLPAGMAAAQDGHDHACVDESCSVVELFHGASAPEGGAAPAGWAGTDAPKYGTWGFDLSGRDTSVAPGDSFFRYANGAAFDKLQIPSDRTSYGSFALLRELSDNRMKALVQGLASRTDLTPGSDEAKVADAYRSYIDEARIEALDAQPLQPFLAAIRAADTHEKIAAYMGQTQGRVGASFFGTGITIDQKNPTRYAVTTGQAGIGLPNRDYYLDARFADKKEKYQAYVERMLTNIGWADPAGHAAAIVALETRIAEAHWTPIENRNRDKTYNEYTIRTLAAEAPGFDWTGYFNAAGLGSVDRLIVRQNTAMPKIAAIFAEAPVDTLQAWQAFHTTDDAASTLSKRFSDAQWEFRSRDLSGQPEQRSREKRAISFAEGSLGEAAGRLYVAEYFPAESKAKMEELVANLRTALSHRIDNLTWMGTETKAAAQEKLRKFTVKIGYPDKWRDYSALDIRADDLFGNSQRLGEFQWNYQLNRLNGPVDKAEWGMTPQTVNAYYNSANNEIVFPAAILQPPFFDPNADPAVNYGGIGGVIGHEIGHGFDDQGSKSDGDGVLRNWWTDEDKANFQALTTRLGAQYDQFEPLPGHPVQGGLTMGENIGDAAGTAVGLEAYHLSLNGQPAPVIDGVTGDQRFFYGWAQVWQSKYREEALKQQIATDPHSPAEFRVIGPVRNVDAWYEAFGVKPGDKYYLAPQDRVRIW; the protein is encoded by the coding sequence ATGAAGAAACTGCTGATCGGGGCCGCTGTCGGCGCCCTGTTGCTGCCCGCCGGAATGGCCGCGGCGCAAGACGGCCACGACCACGCCTGCGTGGACGAATCCTGCTCGGTGGTGGAGCTGTTCCACGGCGCCTCGGCGCCTGAAGGCGGCGCCGCGCCAGCCGGCTGGGCCGGCACGGACGCGCCCAAATACGGAACCTGGGGCTTTGACCTGTCGGGTCGCGACACCTCGGTGGCGCCGGGCGACAGCTTCTTCCGCTATGCCAACGGCGCGGCCTTCGACAAGCTGCAGATCCCGTCGGACCGCACCTCCTACGGCTCGTTCGCCCTGCTGCGCGAGCTGTCGGACAACCGCATGAAGGCCCTGGTTCAGGGGCTGGCGTCGCGCACGGACCTGACGCCCGGTTCGGACGAAGCCAAGGTGGCCGACGCCTATCGCAGCTATATCGACGAGGCGCGCATCGAGGCGCTGGACGCCCAGCCGTTGCAGCCCTTCCTGGCCGCCATCCGCGCCGCCGACACCCATGAGAAGATCGCCGCCTACATGGGGCAGACCCAGGGTCGGGTCGGCGCCTCCTTCTTCGGCACCGGCATCACCATCGATCAGAAGAACCCGACCCGTTACGCTGTGACGACCGGCCAGGCGGGCATCGGCCTGCCGAACCGCGACTACTATCTGGACGCCCGCTTTGCGGACAAGAAAGAGAAGTATCAGGCCTATGTCGAGCGGATGCTGACCAATATCGGCTGGGCGGATCCTGCCGGTCACGCCGCCGCCATCGTGGCGCTGGAAACTAGGATCGCCGAGGCCCACTGGACCCCGATCGAGAATCGCAACCGCGACAAGACCTACAACGAATACACCATCCGAACCCTGGCCGCCGAGGCGCCGGGCTTTGACTGGACCGGCTATTTCAACGCCGCCGGCCTGGGCTCGGTCGACCGCCTGATCGTGCGTCAGAACACCGCCATGCCCAAGATCGCCGCCATCTTCGCCGAGGCGCCGGTCGACACCCTGCAAGCCTGGCAGGCCTTCCACACGACGGACGACGCCGCCTCGACCCTGTCGAAGCGCTTCTCGGACGCCCAGTGGGAATTCCGTTCGCGCGACCTGTCGGGCCAACCCGAGCAGCGCAGCCGCGAAAAGCGCGCCATCAGCTTTGCTGAAGGTTCGCTGGGCGAAGCCGCGGGCCGTCTCTATGTCGCCGAATACTTCCCGGCCGAATCCAAGGCCAAGATGGAAGAGCTGGTCGCCAACCTGCGCACCGCCCTGTCGCACCGCATCGACAACCTGACCTGGATGGGGACGGAGACCAAGGCGGCGGCTCAGGAAAAGCTGCGCAAATTCACCGTCAAGATCGGCTACCCGGACAAGTGGCGCGACTACTCCGCCCTGGACATCCGCGCCGACGACCTGTTCGGCAACAGCCAGCGCCTGGGCGAGTTCCAGTGGAACTATCAGCTGAACCGCCTGAACGGCCCGGTCGACAAGGCCGAGTGGGGCATGACGCCGCAGACGGTCAACGCCTACTACAACTCGGCCAATAACGAGATCGTCTTCCCGGCGGCCATCCTGCAGCCGCCCTTCTTCGATCCGAACGCCGATCCGGCCGTCAACTATGGCGGTATTGGCGGCGTGATCGGTCACGAGATCGGCCACGGCTTCGACGATCAGGGCTCCAAGTCCGACGGCGACGGCGTGCTGCGCAACTGGTGGACCGACGAGGACAAGGCCAATTTCCAGGCCCTGACGACCCGTCTGGGCGCCCAGTATGACCAGTTCGAACCCCTGCCGGGCCACCCCGTCCAGGGCGGTCTGACCATGGGCGAGAACATCGGCGACGCCGCCGGCACGGCGGTCGGCCTTGAGGCCTACCACCTGTCGCTGAACGGCCAGCCGGCCCCGGTGATCGACGGCGTGACCGGCGACCAGCGCTTCTTCTACGGCTGGGCCCAGGTCTGGCAGTCGAAGTATCGCGAGGAGGCGCTGAAGCAGCAGATCGCCACCGATCCGCACAGCCCGGCCGAGTTCCGCGTCATCGGTCCTGTCCGCAACGTCGACGCCTGGTACGAGGCCTTTGGCGTCAAGCCGGGCGACAAATACTACCTCGCGCCGCAAGACCGCGTTCGCATCTGGTAG
- a CDS encoding TetR/AcrR family transcriptional regulator: protein MRETSLSAPETVETEGQPRLNRRQAAKIRTRQKVLDAARTLFAERGYDAATIRDIAKGAGMSTGAVFANFQDKAELFECVFAEEMAGLLQDIQTAAGHEGRVAERLAEGLTAGYHRSLEHLPLMQAMIARSWFQPEAADERSRTFVKPIVEAIINVLQGGIREGELRQDLDQMVMGRMIWDVFIANFRYAAYDNWGIEELTPQIRKQLDLILSSQLARQ, encoded by the coding sequence ATGCGTGAGACTAGCCTGTCTGCCCCGGAAACTGTCGAAACCGAGGGTCAGCCCCGCCTGAATCGTCGTCAAGCCGCCAAGATCCGCACCCGTCAGAAGGTGCTGGACGCCGCGCGCACCCTGTTCGCCGAGCGCGGATACGACGCCGCCACCATCCGCGACATCGCCAAGGGCGCCGGAATGTCGACCGGCGCCGTCTTCGCCAACTTCCAGGACAAGGCCGAACTGTTCGAGTGCGTCTTCGCCGAGGAGATGGCTGGCCTGCTGCAGGACATCCAGACCGCCGCCGGTCATGAAGGCCGCGTCGCCGAGCGTCTGGCCGAGGGCCTGACCGCCGGCTACCATCGCTCGCTGGAGCACCTGCCGCTGATGCAGGCGATGATCGCCCGCTCGTGGTTCCAGCCCGAGGCCGCCGACGAGCGCTCGCGCACCTTCGTCAAGCCGATCGTCGAAGCCATCATCAATGTCCTTCAGGGCGGCATTCGCGAAGGCGAACTGCGTCAGGACCTCGATCAGATGGTCATGGGCCGGATGATCTGGGACGTCTTCATCGCCAACTTCCGCTACGCCGCCTACGACAACTGGGGCATCGAAGAGCTGACGCCGCAGATCCGCAAGCAACTGGACCTGATCCTTTCCAGCCAGCTGGCGCGGCAATAG
- a CDS encoding DUF418 domain-containing protein, whose amino-acid sequence MIDQTNLSDGPQPVAADARIQTLDVLRGVAVLGILAVNAAAFALPMDAAVAPEQSPFPLIGASAVAHWVVEVFFHQKFVTLFSMLFGVSIFLVGGERGDEARGRVLRRRLLWLGLFGLIHGLAFWYGDILLLYAWSGLFVMLMRSMPARSLILFGAAATLALATMQAATMWMTVNGPALLVDALSDESLSLAEGAVSASIAAYHSGWPAGLIENLKAWGILQGASLFGYVFATVPLMMLGLGLFKAGFFHGRLPTRVYAALIALGGAILALLALLEWREIMAGPAIKGMGVEATHGWAEIVASYPIFITLAYASGLILLTSRGVGWVRRVFAPVGQMAFTNYLSQTLMMSSLFYMPWGPRLMGQVDYPGQWGIVIAVWVLQLIWSPLWLSRFRMGPLEWLWRRLSYGHDLPLRRQV is encoded by the coding sequence ATGATCGACCAGACGAATCTCTCGGACGGGCCGCAGCCCGTGGCCGCCGACGCCCGCATCCAGACGCTGGACGTGCTGCGCGGGGTCGCCGTCCTGGGCATCCTCGCGGTCAACGCCGCCGCCTTCGCCCTGCCGATGGATGCGGCCGTGGCGCCGGAGCAGTCGCCCTTTCCCCTGATCGGCGCCTCGGCCGTGGCTCACTGGGTGGTCGAGGTCTTCTTCCATCAGAAGTTCGTCACCCTGTTTTCCATGCTGTTCGGCGTGTCGATCTTTCTGGTCGGCGGCGAGCGCGGAGATGAAGCGCGTGGGCGGGTGCTGCGACGTCGCCTGCTGTGGCTGGGCCTGTTCGGCCTGATCCACGGCCTGGCCTTCTGGTACGGCGACATCCTTCTGCTCTACGCCTGGTCCGGGCTGTTCGTCATGCTGATGCGCTCCATGCCGGCGCGCTCCCTGATCCTGTTCGGCGCCGCCGCCACCCTGGCCTTGGCCACTATGCAGGCCGCCACGATGTGGATGACGGTCAACGGTCCCGCCCTTCTCGTCGACGCCCTGAGCGACGAGTCCCTGAGCCTCGCCGAAGGGGCCGTCTCGGCCAGTATCGCCGCCTATCACAGCGGCTGGCCCGCTGGCCTGATCGAGAACCTCAAGGCCTGGGGCATCCTGCAGGGCGCCAGTCTGTTCGGCTATGTCTTCGCCACCGTGCCGCTGATGATGCTGGGCCTGGGCCTGTTCAAGGCGGGCTTCTTCCACGGCCGCCTGCCCACCCGCGTCTATGCCGCGCTGATCGCGCTGGGCGGCGCCATCCTGGCCCTGCTGGCTCTGCTGGAGTGGCGCGAGATCATGGCCGGGCCCGCGATCAAAGGAATGGGCGTCGAGGCCACGCATGGCTGGGCCGAGATCGTCGCCTCCTATCCGATCTTCATCACCCTGGCCTACGCCAGCGGCCTGATCCTGCTGACCTCGCGCGGGGTCGGCTGGGTGCGCCGCGTCTTCGCGCCGGTCGGTCAGATGGCCTTCACCAACTATCTCAGCCAGACGCTGATGATGAGCAGCCTTTTCTATATGCCGTGGGGGCCGCGCCTGATGGGACAGGTCGACTATCCGGGCCAGTGGGGGATCGTCATCGCCGTCTGGGTCCTGCAACTGATCTGGTCGCCGCTGTGGTTGAGCCGCTTCCGCATGGGTCCGCTGGAGTGGCTGTGGCGCCGCCTGAGCTATGGCCACGACCTGCCGCTGCGCCGTCAGGTCTGA
- the hisS gene encoding histidine--tRNA ligase, with translation MTDEAPIRPEARAPRGFADRRGRDLTAERRIVARVSEVYERWGFEPLETPAFEYADALGKFLPDADRPNEGVFALQDDAGSDEPGEWMALRYDHTAPLARFAAQNWETLPKPFRRYAYGPVWRNEKPGPGRFREFWQCDADTVGSDRPEADAEIIAMGCEGLRAAGLGDGQSVIRVSNRKLFDGLFDAGGVTDAVQRLTALRAVDKYDRLGLEGVRALLGEGRLDESGDYTKGARLPAAVIGAVEAFLVSAETAGLSRAGVLDAVAKAGASLGAAGEAALAELSAIDRALTAMRVGEAEVKFDPTIVRGLEYYTGAVFEAELLLDTKDDKGRAVRFGSIGGGGRYDDLVARFTGQSVPATGFSFGVSRLASALRAAGRGDDHATRGPVVVIVFSEDDMQHYLDAVSELRAAGIAAELYLGRAGMKAQMKYADRRGSPAVVILGGDELAAGEVTIKDLDAGRARAAAIADNEAWKAERPGQQKVARSELIATVRAIIE, from the coding sequence ATGACTGACGAAGCCCCCATCCGCCCCGAAGCCCGCGCCCCCCGGGGTTTCGCCGACCGTCGCGGCCGCGACCTGACCGCCGAGCGCCGCATCGTCGCGCGCGTGTCAGAGGTCTATGAGCGCTGGGGCTTCGAGCCGCTGGAAACCCCGGCGTTCGAATACGCCGACGCCCTGGGCAAGTTCCTGCCTGACGCCGACCGCCCCAACGAGGGCGTCTTCGCGCTTCAGGACGACGCCGGGTCGGACGAGCCGGGCGAGTGGATGGCCCTGCGCTACGACCACACCGCTCCCCTGGCCCGCTTCGCCGCCCAGAACTGGGAGACCCTGCCCAAGCCGTTCCGCCGCTACGCCTACGGCCCTGTCTGGCGCAACGAGAAGCCTGGCCCCGGCCGCTTCCGCGAGTTCTGGCAGTGCGACGCCGACACCGTCGGCTCGGACCGTCCTGAAGCCGACGCCGAGATCATCGCCATGGGCTGCGAGGGCCTGCGCGCCGCCGGCCTCGGCGACGGCCAGTCGGTGATCCGCGTCTCCAACCGCAAGCTGTTCGACGGCCTGTTCGACGCCGGCGGCGTGACCGACGCGGTCCAGCGCCTGACCGCCCTGCGCGCCGTCGACAAGTATGACCGCCTGGGCCTGGAGGGCGTGCGCGCCCTGCTGGGCGAGGGCCGTCTGGACGAGTCCGGCGACTATACCAAGGGCGCCCGCCTGCCCGCCGCCGTGATCGGCGCGGTCGAGGCCTTCCTCGTCTCCGCCGAAACCGCCGGTCTCAGCCGCGCGGGCGTGCTGGACGCCGTGGCCAAGGCCGGCGCCTCCCTGGGCGCGGCGGGCGAAGCGGCCCTGGCCGAGCTGTCGGCCATCGACCGGGCCCTGACCGCCATGCGCGTGGGCGAGGCCGAGGTGAAGTTCGATCCGACCATCGTGCGCGGGCTGGAATACTATACCGGCGCCGTGTTCGAGGCGGAGCTGCTGCTGGACACCAAGGACGACAAGGGACGCGCCGTGCGCTTCGGCTCCATCGGCGGCGGCGGTCGCTATGACGATCTGGTCGCCCGCTTCACCGGCCAGTCCGTGCCGGCCACCGGCTTCTCCTTCGGCGTCTCGCGTCTGGCCTCGGCCCTGCGCGCCGCCGGTCGCGGCGACGATCACGCCACGCGCGGCCCGGTTGTGGTCATAGTCTTCTCGGAAGACGATATGCAGCACTACCTCGACGCCGTCTCCGAACTGCGCGCCGCCGGGATCGCCGCCGAGCTCTATCTGGGGCGCGCCGGCATGAAGGCGCAGATGAAATACGCCGACCGTCGCGGCTCGCCCGCCGTGGTCATCCTCGGCGGCGACGAACTGGCCGCCGGTGAAGTCACCATCAAGGATCTGGACGCCGGACGCGCCCGCGCCGCCGCCATCGCTGACAACGAGGCCTGGAAGGCTGAGCGTCCCGGCCAGCAGAAGGTGGCCCGCAGCGAACTAATCGCAACGGTTCGCGCCATTATCGAATAG
- a CDS encoding cation:proton antiporter has protein sequence MDQAHGGEYRDLVVFLAAAGVVVPLFNRLKISPVLGFLAAGVLLGPDGLGRFAQSHGWLSWLTIGDQAQIRQLSELGVAFLLFMIGLELSWERLKAMRRLVFGLGLLQVAACAVVIAIAFMALGQPLAGAAVLGMGLALSSTAVVMPVLAAQGRINSETGRATFAVLLAQDVAVAPILITVTVLATLAQSNAATVEPAALGRALFTLLPAAGGLFLMVLLGRLVLRPMFRSVARAQHRGEGRELFVAASLLVVVVAGLTAQAVGLSMSLGALVAGVLLAETEFRREVEVAIDPFKGLLLGVFFIGVGIGLDLDAVAADPATVLGMAAGLILLKALIIFVLARAWGLAARSAIETALVLGPAGEFAFVILSTGLVEGLASPELTRKAMLAATLSMFAVPLLAVLARALTKRAAPVSDPETEGLSPDAGAPGPDEAVLIVGFGRVGRLVGELLAEHDQRFVALDADPATVRSGRAEGHEVYYGDAARPEMLTACGLGSARALIVTMDSPTKVDEVVKAARALCPDLILIARARDDHHAARLYALGVTDAVPETTEASLQLAENTLVDLGVPMGLVLASIHERRDGFRKTFQAAAPDGRGARPARAFRSPRSNVPPPNNSTQTT, from the coding sequence ATGGATCAGGCGCACGGCGGCGAATACCGGGACCTTGTGGTCTTTCTGGCGGCGGCCGGCGTGGTGGTGCCCCTGTTCAACCGGCTGAAGATCAGCCCGGTGCTGGGCTTTCTCGCGGCGGGGGTGCTTCTGGGCCCCGACGGTCTTGGGCGCTTCGCCCAGTCGCACGGCTGGCTTAGCTGGCTGACCATCGGCGATCAGGCCCAGATCCGTCAGCTCTCCGAACTGGGCGTCGCCTTCCTGCTGTTCATGATCGGACTGGAGCTGTCGTGGGAGCGGCTGAAGGCCATGCGCCGACTGGTCTTCGGCCTGGGTCTGTTGCAGGTCGCCGCCTGCGCCGTGGTCATCGCTATCGCCTTCATGGCCTTGGGCCAGCCCCTGGCCGGGGCCGCCGTCCTGGGCATGGGTCTGGCCCTGTCCTCGACCGCTGTGGTCATGCCGGTGCTGGCGGCGCAAGGGCGCATCAACAGTGAAACCGGGCGCGCCACCTTCGCCGTCCTGCTGGCCCAGGACGTGGCGGTCGCCCCCATTCTGATCACCGTCACCGTGCTGGCGACCCTGGCCCAGAGCAACGCCGCCACGGTGGAGCCCGCCGCCCTGGGCCGCGCCCTCTTCACCCTGCTGCCCGCCGCCGGCGGTCTGTTTCTGATGGTGCTGCTGGGGCGGCTGGTGCTGCGCCCCATGTTCCGTTCGGTCGCCCGCGCCCAGCACCGGGGCGAAGGCCGCGAACTGTTCGTGGCCGCCAGCCTGCTGGTCGTCGTCGTCGCCGGGCTGACGGCCCAGGCGGTCGGCCTGTCGATGAGCCTGGGCGCGCTTGTCGCGGGCGTCCTCCTCGCCGAGACAGAGTTCCGCCGCGAGGTCGAGGTGGCCATCGACCCCTTCAAGGGCCTGCTGCTGGGCGTCTTCTTCATCGGGGTCGGCATCGGCCTGGACCTGGACGCGGTAGCGGCGGACCCGGCCACCGTCCTGGGCATGGCCGCCGGTCTGATCCTGCTGAAAGCCCTGATCATCTTCGTCCTGGCCCGCGCCTGGGGCCTGGCCGCCCGCTCGGCCATCGAGACGGCCCTGGTCCTGGGCCCGGCGGGCGAGTTCGCCTTCGTCATCCTGTCCACCGGCCTGGTCGAAGGCCTGGCCTCGCCCGAGCTGACCCGCAAGGCCATGCTGGCCGCCACCCTCAGCATGTTCGCTGTGCCCCTGCTGGCCGTTCTGGCCCGCGCCCTGACCAAACGCGCCGCGCCGGTCTCCGACCCCGAGACCGAAGGCCTGTCGCCGGACGCCGGCGCGCCGGGACCGGACGAAGCGGTGCTGATCGTCGGCTTCGGCCGGGTCGGGCGGCTAGTGGGCGAGCTTCTGGCCGAACACGATCAGCGCTTCGTCGCCCTGGACGCCGATCCCGCCACCGTCCGGTCAGGCCGCGCGGAAGGTCATGAAGTCTATTACGGCGACGCCGCCCGGCCCGAGATGCTGACCGCCTGCGGCCTGGGATCGGCCCGCGCCCTGATCGTCACCATGGACAGTCCGACTAAAGTCGATGAGGTGGTCAAGGCGGCCCGCGCCCTGTGCCCCGACCTGATCCTGATCGCCCGCGCACGCGACGATCACCACGCCGCCCGCCTCTACGCCCTGGGCGTCACCGACGCCGTACCCGAGACCACGGAGGCCAGTTTGCAGCTCGCCGAAAACACCCTGGTCGATCTCGGCGTCCCCATGGGGCTTGTGCTGGCCTCGATTCACGAGCGTCGCGACGGCTTCCGCAAGACCTTCCAGGCGGCGGCGCCAGATGGTCGGGGCGCCCGCCCAGCAAGAGCGTTCCGCAGCCCCCGTTCAAACGTTCCGCCACCGAACAACAGTACGCAAACTACGTAA